In the Chromobacterium sp. ATCC 53434 genome, TTCCATTCGCCGCAGCAGCCAACGATTCCTCGCCAGCCAGACGACGCCATAGAACTGCCAGCGGCCGGTCCGCCAACAGGCTCTAAAACAATCTCAAATAATGGGGAACATGAAACGATGGGAACAATCCCGCGCCGCAAACTCTCGCACCTCGCCCAGGCCACCCAACTGGCCCTCGCCTGCCTCGGCAGCATGGCCGCCGTCCAATCGGCATGGGCTGACGCCGCCCAGCAGGATAATCAGACCGCCCTGCCCACCGTCACCGTCACCGGCGAGAAGGTCAACCGCTCGCTGAAGGACACCACCACCGCGGTCTCGGTACTGCGCGACGTGGACAACGGCGACAGCAAATCCGTCTACGACTCGGCGGCGGCCACGCCGAACGCCACGCTCAACGGCGCCGGCATCGTCAATATCCGCGGCATCGAAGGCACCGGCCCCGGCACCGGCTACAACACCCTGGTCTCCGGCTCCCGCCCGCGCGTCAGCACCACGGTGGACGGCATGCCTGAAAGCTGGACCGGCCAACGCTATGTCGACGCCAGCCCGTGGGACGTCGAGCAGATCGAAGTGCTGCGCGGACCGCAGTCGACGACCCAGGGCCGCAACACCATGGCCGGCGCCATCGTCGTCAACACCAAGGATCCGACCTTCGACTGGGAAGGCGCGCTGCGCGCCGGCTACGAGAATCAGGGCGGCCGCGCCACGCTGGCCGGCATGGTCTCCGGCCCGATCACCGACGAACTGGCCTTCCGCATCACCGCCGAGGGTCTGAACGGGCACGGTTACATCGACTACCCGGGCCAGATGCCGTGGGACGCGTCCCAGATCAATCACAGCAGCTACCGCGGCAAACTGCTGTGGAAACCCAGCGCCCTGCCCGGCTTCAGCGCCAAGCTGACGGTGTCGCACCGCAAGGACAAGGGCGAATACCTGAACTACGTCGACGGCAATTATTTCGACTACCAGTACCATCGCTTGTCGACCCAGGCGCGCTACCAGGACTCGTTCAACAATACCGTCAGCAGCGATCTGCAATACCAGTTCAACGACGCCTGGAGCGCCCACCTGCTGCTGGGCCACGCCGACAACGTCAGCTCGTTCAAGGACACCGACACGCCGCCGTTCTACATGCGGCTGGACGAGAAGAGCAACACCGCCGAAATGCGGCTGGCCTACGCGCCGCAAAACGGCTGGCTCAGCGGCATGATCGGGGTCTACTACTACGACCGCGACCAGGATCTGCGAACCTTCCTCTACCCCAATCTCGCGGCGAAAGATCGCCTGAAGACCGAGGCGTTCTACGGAGAGGCCACGCTGGCGCTCAGCGACAAGTGGAGTCTGAATCTGGGCGGACGGGCGGAACGCGAAATGCAGCGCCGCAACACCACCTTCAATCCCGATACTAGCAAGCAAAGCGAGGCCAGCTACAACGTAGGCGAGACCCTGTTCCTGCCCAAGGCCGGCCTCAGCTACCGCTACAGCCCGGACACCACGCTGGGCCTGACCGCGCGCAAGGGCTATAACGCCGGCGGCTCCGGCCTGGACAACGACTACGTCTACTACACCTACAACAAGGAACAGGTCACCGCCTACGAGCTGAGCAGCCGCTCCAGCTTCATGGACAACCGGGTCAGCCTGAACGCCAACGCCTTCTTCAATCAGTACACCGGCTATCAGGCGATACTGAACTCGCGCTTCACCAATATTCCGAAGGGGGAAAGCTACGGTCTGGAAGTGGAGACCCAGGCAAGGGTGACGCCGACGCTGACCATCAGCGCCGGCATCGGCCTGCTGAACACCAAGGTGACCGGCACCGACGCCGCCAATCCCGGCATCGAGGGCAATCAGTTCAACT is a window encoding:
- a CDS encoding TonB-dependent receptor; protein product: MGTIPRRKLSHLAQATQLALACLGSMAAVQSAWADAAQQDNQTALPTVTVTGEKVNRSLKDTTTAVSVLRDVDNGDSKSVYDSAAATPNATLNGAGIVNIRGIEGTGPGTGYNTLVSGSRPRVSTTVDGMPESWTGQRYVDASPWDVEQIEVLRGPQSTTQGRNTMAGAIVVNTKDPTFDWEGALRAGYENQGGRATLAGMVSGPITDELAFRITAEGLNGHGYIDYPGQMPWDASQINHSSYRGKLLWKPSALPGFSAKLTVSHRKDKGEYLNYVDGNYFDYQYHRLSTQARYQDSFNNTVSSDLQYQFNDAWSAHLLLGHADNVSSFKDTDTPPFYMRLDEKSNTAEMRLAYAPQNGWLSGMIGVYYYDRDQDLRTFLYPNLAAKDRLKTEAFYGEATLALSDKWSLNLGGRAEREMQRRNTTFNPDTSKQSEASYNVGETLFLPKAGLSYRYSPDTTLGLTARKGYNAGGSGLDNDYVYYTYNKEQVTAYELSSRSSFMDNRVSLNANAFFNQYTGYQAILNSRFTNIPKGESYGLEVETQARVTPTLTISAGIGLLNTKVTGTDAANPGIEGNQFNYAPHTTVNLGFKQRLPHNFYVGGSLNRVGSYYSDIVNNPNLKAGDYTVVNLNTGYKDARWGVRAYVNNLTNRGVLYSQISSRSNNLGVVGAPRTVGVTVDYRFF